One window of the Cryptomeria japonica chromosome 7, Sugi_1.0, whole genome shotgun sequence genome contains the following:
- the LOC131062379 gene encoding dirigent protein 1, with protein sequence MTIVGLNPLFLLSLTFLLMMGIQAMEVKKTQLQFYMHDIVKARNATAVKVTPGLPAAFGMIYVMDDPLTEGPQHNSRAVGRATGMYLSDSLKDVSVLMVFTVVFGEGMYNGSTLSFQGQDSVFLKQRELSVVGGTGFFRFVTGHAIMETHYSKGLNAVLRFNITVVH encoded by the coding sequence ATGACAATAGTAGGTCTAAATCCCCTGTTCCTCTTGTCTCTGACATTTCTCCTCATGATGGGCATACAAGCAATGGAGGTGAAGAAAACCCAGCTGCAGTTTTACATGCATGACATTGTCAAAGCTAGAAATGCCACAGCAGTGAAAGTAACACCAGGTTTACCAGCAGCATTTGGGATGATATATGTTATGGATGATCCTCTGACAGAAGGCCCCCAACACAACTCAAGAGCAGTGGGTAGAGCTACAGGAATGTATTTATCTGATTCTCTGAAAGATGTCAGTGTGTTGATGGTCTTTACAGTTGTTTTTGGAGAGGGTATGTACAATGGAAGTACTCTGAGTTTCCAAGGCCAGGACAGTGTGTTCTTAAAACAAAGGGAGTTATCTGTTGTTGGAGGAACTGGGTTTTTTAGGTTTGTTACAGGTCATGCTATAATGGAGACCCATTACTCCAAAGGACTCAATGCTGTACTCAGGTTCAATATCACTGTTGTTCACTGA